The following proteins are encoded in a genomic region of Oryza brachyantha chromosome 11, ObraRS2, whole genome shotgun sequence:
- the LOC102716353 gene encoding ubiquitin-activating enzyme E1 2: protein MLTRKREELADDVDDLQKKTRADAKDNHDMTTGRTPEIDEDLHSRQLAVYGRETMKRLFASNVLVSGLNGLGAEIAKNLVLAGVKSVTLHDDDKVDLWDLSSNFFLSEKDVGQNRAQACIQKLQELNNAVIISTITGDLTKEQLSNFQAVVFTEISLEKAVEFDSYCHNHQPPIAFIKSEIRGLFGSVFCDFGPEFTVLDVDGEEPHTGIVASISNDNPALVSCVDDERLEFQDGDLVVFSEVHGMTELNDGKPRKIKNARPYSFTLEEDTSSYGTYVRGGIVTQVKPPKVLKFKPLKEAIKEPGEFLMSDFSKLDRPPLLHLAFQALDKFKSDLKRFPIAGSTDDAQKLIDFAVSINETLGDSKLEELDKKLLHHFASGSRAVLNPMAAMFGGIVGQEVVKACSGKFHPLYQFFYFDSVESLPVEPLEPGELKPENTRYDAQISVFGSKLQRKLEQAKIFMVGSGALGCEFLKNLALMGISCSENGKLTVTDDDVIEKSNLSRQFLFRDWNIGQPKSTVAATAAMAINPKLHVEVLQNRASPETENVFNDAFWEGLDAVVNALDNVTARMYIDSRCVYFQKALLESGTLGAKCNTQMVIPHLTENYGASRDPPEKQAPMCTVHSFPHNIDHCLTWARSEFEGLLEKTPTEVNAFLSNPSGYATAARTAGDAQARDQLERVIECLEREKCETFQDCITWARLKFEDYFSNRVKQLTFTFPEDAMTSSGAPFWSAPKRFPRPLEFSTSDPSQLNFIVAAAILRAETFGIPIPDWTKSPAKLAEAVDKVIVPDFEPKQGVKIVTDEKATSLSSASVDDAAVIEELVAKLEAISKTLPPGFHMKPIQFEKDDDTNYHMDVIAGFANMRARNYSIPEVDKLKAKFIAGRIIPAIATSTAMATGLVCLELYKVLAGGHKVEDYRNTFANLAIPLFSMAEPVPPKTIKHQDMAWTVWDRWTITGNITLRELLDWLKEKGLNAYSISCGTSLLYNSMFPRHKERLDKKVVDVAREVAKVEVPLYRRHLDVVVACEDDDDNDVDIPLVSIYFR from the exons CAAAGAACCTTGTCCTTGCGGGAGTCAAGTCCGTAACCTTGCATGATGATGATAAAGTGGATCTATGGGACTTATCAAGCAACTTCTTCCTATCAGAAAAGGATGTTGGTCAAAACCGGGCTCAAGCCTGTATTCAGAAGCTACAAGAGCTCAATAATGCTGTTATTATCTCTACTATAACTGGTGATTTGACTAAAGAGCAACTTTCTAATTTTCAG GCTGTGGTCTTTACTGAAATCAGCTTAGAGAAAGCAGTTGAGTTTGACAGTTACTGCCACAACCATCAGCCACCAATTGCTTTCATTAAGTCAGAAATTCGTGGCCTTTTTGGCAGTGTCTTCTGTGACTTTGGTCCTGAGTTCACTGTATTGGATGTTGATGGAGAGGAGCCACATACAGGAATAGTAGCATCGATCAGCAATGACAACCCTGCGCTTGTTTCCTGTGTTGATGATGAGCGTCTGGAGTTCCAGGATGGTGATTTAGTTGTGTTCTCAGAAGTCCATGGAATGACTGAACTAAATGATGGGAAACCAAGAAAGATTAAGAATGCTAGGCCATATTCTTTTACTCTAGAAGAAGACACTAGCTCATATGGGACATATGTTAGAGGTGGTATCGTTACTCAGGTCAAGCCACCAAAGGTTCTTAAATTCAAACCTTTGAAAGAGGCCATTAAGGAACCAGGGGAGTTTCTCATGAGCGATTTCTCCAAGTTAGACCGTCCACCACTTTTGCATTTGGCTTTTCAAGCTTTGGATAAGTTTAAGAGTGACCTGAAACGATTCCCTATTGCTGGGTCCACTGATGATGCACAAAAGCTGATAGATTTTGCTGTTAGCATTAATGAGACTCTGGGTGATAGCAAACTTGAAGAGCTTGACAAAAAGCTTCTGCACCATTTTGCAAGTGGTTCCAGGGCTGTTCTGAACCCTATGGCTGCAATGTTTGGTGGCATTGTAGGTCAGGAAGTTGTGAAAGCATGCTCAGGGAAATTCCATCCGCTTTACCAA TTCTTCTATTTTGATTCTGTTGAATCTCTCCCTGTTGAACCGTTGGAGCCGGGCGAGTTGAAGCCAGAGAATACTAGATACGATGCACAAATCAGTGTTTTTGGATCTAAGCTTCAAAGGAAGCTTGAGCAGGCGAAAATATTTATGGTTGGTTCTGGGGCACTTGGATGTGAATTCTTGAAGAACCTTGCACTGATGGGCATTTCTTGCAGTGAGAATGGAAAGCTGACTGTGACAGATGATGATGTTATTGAAAAGAGCAACCTCAGTCGCCAGTTTCTCTTCCGTGACTGGAACATTGGGCAGCCTAAGTCCACAgttgctgctactgctgctatGGCAATCAATCCTAAGCTTCATGTTGAGGTCCTTCAGAACAGAGCAAGTCCTGAGACTGAAAACGTATTCAATGATGCCTTTTGGGAGGGCCTGGATGCTGTTGTCAATGCCCTGGACAATGTGACTGCAAGAATGTACATTGATTCCCGATGTGTATATTTCCAGAAGGCGCTTCTGGAATCTGGGACTCTAGGTGCTAAATGTAACACACAGATGGTCATTCCTCACCTAACAGAGAACTATGGGGCATCCAGAGATCCACCTGAAAAGCAGGCGCCAATGTGTACCGTACATTCATTTCCTCATAATATTGATCATTGCCTAACCTGGGCTAGGTCTGAGTTTGAGGGTTTACTTGAGAAGACCCCCACTGAAGTAAATGCTTTCCTGTCAAATCCTAGCGGATATGCAACTGCAGCAAGAACTGCTGGTGATGCACAAGCTAGGGATCAGCTTGAGCGTGTTATTGAATGCCTCGAGAGAGAGAAGTGTGAGACGTTTCAAGATTGCATTACCTGGGCACGTCTTAA GTTTGAGGATTATTTCTCCAACCGTGTGAAGCAACTGACATTCACCTTCCCTGAAGATGCAATGACCAGCTCTGGTGCTCCTTTCTGGTCTGCTCCAAAGCGGTTCCCACGACCGCTGGAATTCTCGACGTCTGATCCAAGTCAGCTTAACTTTATTGTGGCTGCTGCAATTTTAAGGGCAGAGACATTTGGAATACCAATACCTGACTGGACCAAAAGCCCAGCGAAGTTGGCTGAAGCTGTTGACAAGGTGATTGTTCCTGATTTCGAACCAAAACAGGGGGTTAAGATAGTTACAGATGAGAAGGCTACTAGCCTATCCTCTGCATCTGTTGATGATGCCGCTGTCATTGAGGAACTTGTTGCAAAGTTAGAAGCAATTTCCAAGACACTGCCCCCAGGATTCCACATGAAACCAATACAGTTTGAGAAG GATGATGACACCAATTACCATATGGACGTGATAGCTGGTTTTGCTAACATGCGGGCAAGGAACTACAGCATTCCTGAAGTGGACAAGCTGAAGGCCAAGTTTATAGCTGGCAGGATCATTCCTGCCATAGCCACCTCAACTGCGATGGCTACCGGACTTGTCTGCTTGGAACTGTACAAAGTACTCGCTGGTGGGCACAAGGTTGAAGACTACAGGAACACATTTGCAAACCTTGCCATCCCCCTATTCTCCATGGCTGAGCCGGTCCCACCCAAGACCATCAAGCACCAGGACATGGCCTGGACTGTCTGGGACCGCTGGACCATAACTGGCAACATCACGCTGAGGGAGCTCCTGGACTGGCTCAAGGAGAAGGGCCTCAATGCGTACAGCATATCCTGCGGCACCTCGCTGCTGTACAACTCCATGTTCCCAAGGCACAAGGAGCGGCTGGACAAGAAGGTGGTGGATGTGGCGAGGGAGGTGGCCAAGGTGGAGGTGCCCCTGTACCGTCGCCATCTCGACGTTGTGGTGGCCTGTGAGGACGACGATGACAATGACGTTGACATCCCACTGGTATCAATTTACTTCCGGTGA